One Xyrauchen texanus isolate HMW12.3.18 chromosome 34, RBS_HiC_50CHRs, whole genome shotgun sequence genomic window carries:
- the LOC127628028 gene encoding zinc finger CCHC domain-containing protein 10-like: MATPMHRLIARRQAEANKQHVRCQKCLEYGHWSYECTGKRKYLYRPSRTAELKKKLKDKENNASNETGPGIVSQTEKTTKKKRSFSSSSGSSSDSSSSSSDSSSDSSDSSSSSSSSEDSSSDSEDSSSSSSLSASSSSDSDSDSSSSSDHGPPKKRKKKK; the protein is encoded by the exons ATGGCTACTCCCATGCACAGATTGATCGCACGAAGACAAGC GGAAGCTAACAAACAACACGTTCGCTGTCAGAAATGTCTGGAATATGGCCACTGGTCTTATGAGTGCACAGGGAAAAGAAAGTACCTTTATAGACCTTCCAGGACAGCTGAGTTGAAAAAGAAATTGAAAGACAAAGAAAACAACGCCTCAAATGAGACGGG ACCTGGAATAGTTTCACAGACTGAAAAAACGACAAAGAAAAAAAG GTCCTTCTCCAGTTCCAGCGGTAGCAGCAGTGATTCCTCCAGCTCTTCCAGTGACTCTTCCTCCGACAGCAGCGATTCGTCCAGCTCCTCGTCCTCGTCTGAAGACAGCAGTAGTGACAGCGAGGACAGTTCCAGCTCATCTTCCTTGTCCGCTTCCTCCAGTTCTGACTCTGATTCAGATTCCTCAAGCAGTTCCGACCACGGCCCaccaaaaaagagaaaaaagaagaaatga